One segment of Procambarus clarkii isolate CNS0578487 chromosome 1, FALCON_Pclarkii_2.0, whole genome shotgun sequence DNA contains the following:
- the LOC138360133 gene encoding uncharacterized protein, whose protein sequence is MRPSCGPHVAFMRPSCGPHVALMWPSCGLHAALMWPSCGPHVALIWPSCGPYMALMWPLYGPHVALMWHSCGPYMALMWPSCGPCVALMWPSCGLHVALMWPSCGPHVAFMWPSCGLHVALMRHSCGPCVALMWPSCGPHVALMWPSCGPHVAFMWPSCDPHVALMWPSCGPYVAFMRPSCGLHAALMRHSCGPCVALMWPSCGTHVALIWPSCGPRVALMRP, encoded by the coding sequence ATGCGGCCCTCATGTGGCCCTCATGTGGCCTTCATGAGGCCCTCATGTGGCCCTCATGTGGCCCTCATGTGGCCCTCATGTGGCCTTCATGCGGCCCTCATGTGGCCTTCATGCGGCCCTCATGTGGCCCTTATATGGCCCTCATGTGGCCCTTATATGGCCCTCATGTGGCCCTTATATGGCCCTCATGTGGCCCTCATGTGGCACTCATGTGGCCCTTATATGGCCCTCATGTGGCCCTCATGTGGCCCTTGTGTGGCCCTCATGTGGCCCTCATGTGGCCTTCATGTGGCCCTCATGTGGCCTTCATGTGGCCCTCATGTGGCCTTCATGTGGCCCTCATGTGGCCTTCATGTGGCCCTCATGCGGCACTCATGTGGCCCTTGTGTGGCCCTCATGTGGCCCTCGTGTGGCCCTCATGTGGCCCTCATGTGGCCTTCATGTGGCCCTCATGTGGCCTTCATGTGGCCCTCGTGTGACCCTCATGTGGCCCTCATGTGGCCCTCATGTGGCCCTTATGTGGCCTTTATGCGGCCCTCATGTGGCCTTCATGCGGCCCTCATGCGGCACTCATGTGGCCCTTGTGTGGCCCTCATGTGGCCCTCATGCGGCACTCATGTGGCCCTTATATGGCCCTCATGTGGCCCTCGTGTGGCCCTCATGCGGCCCTAA
- the LOC138360213 gene encoding uncharacterized protein: MRPSCGPHAALMRPSCGPHVALMWPSCGPHVALMWPSCGPHVALMWPSCGPNAALMWPSCGPHTGTDQALIPHVALMWPLCGTHVALVWPSCGPHVALMWPLCGTHVALVWPSCGPRVALMWPSCGPHMALVWPSCGPHVAFMRHSCGPHVALMWPSCGPCVALMWPSCGLHAALMWPLYGPHAALVWPSCGPHVAFMRPSCGPYMALMWSSCGPHVALMWPLCGTHVALVWPSCGPRVALMWPSCGPHVALMWPSCGPHVALM; the protein is encoded by the coding sequence ATGCGGCCCTCATGTGGCCCTCATGCGGCCCTCATGCGGCCCTCATGCGGCCCTCATGTGGCCCTCATGTGGCCCTCATGTGGCCCTCATGTGGCCCTCATGTGGCCCTCATGTGGCCCTCATGTGGCCCTCATGTGGCCCTCATGCGGCCCTAATGCGGCCCTCATGTGGCCCTCATGTGGCCCTCATACCGGCACTGATCAAGCCCTCATCCCTCATGTGGCCCTCATGTGGCCCTTATGCGGCACTCATGTGGCCCTTGTGTGGCCCTCATGTGGCCCTCATGTGGCCCTCATGTGGCCCTTATGCGGCACTCATGTGGCCCTTGTGTGGCCCTCATGTGGCCCTCGTGTGGCCCTCATGTGGCCCTCGTGTGGCCCTCATATGGCCCTCGTGTGGCCCTCATGTGGCCCTCATGTGGCCTTCATGCGGCACTCATGTGGCCCTCATGTGGCCCTCATGTGGCCTTCATGCGGCCCTTGTGTGGCCCTCATGTGGCCCTCATGTGGCCTTCATGCGGCCCTCATGTGGCCCTTATATGGCCCTCATGCGGCCCTTGTGTGGCCCTCATGTGGCCCTCATGTGGCCTTCATGCGGCCCTCATGTGGCCCTTATATGGCCCTCATGTGGTCCTCATGTGGCCCTCATGTGGCCCTCATGTGGCCCTTATGTGGCACTCATGTGGCCCTTGTGTGGCCCTCATGTGGCCCTCGTGTGGCCCTCATGTGGCCCTCGTGTGGCCCTCATGTGGCCCTCATGTGGCCCTCATGTGGCCCTCATGTGGCCCTCATGTAG